One window of candidate division KSB1 bacterium genomic DNA carries:
- the had gene encoding 6-hydroxycyclohex-1-ene-1-carbonyl-CoA dehydrogenase: protein MTMIQAYQMTVRNQPFERTSYPVPALQPGEALVQVAGCGVCHTDISFWHHGVPTKKELPLTLGHEISGVVVDGPLDLIGKSVVIPAVLPCGECDLCRTGRSNICQKQRMPGNDFHGGFASHIVVPSRFLAVVPEAVLARYKLEELAVVADAVSTPLQVIEKSGLKSGDLAIVIGIGGVGLYAALLARIAGARVVALDLSQARLDLLSQAGITSTLNTGGLSIKEIKDKVKAIGKELGASPYGWKIYEVSGTAAGQELGFALLGIAGVLSVVGFTLDKLELRLSNLMAFDAQVIGTWGCRPELYGEAIRMVGDGRLNLAPFTKTHPLSQINDVFQQALEHKLLQRAVLVPDF, encoded by the coding sequence ATGACGATGATTCAAGCGTACCAGATGACGGTGAGGAATCAGCCGTTTGAGCGGACGTCCTATCCGGTACCCGCCTTGCAGCCGGGCGAAGCGCTGGTGCAGGTTGCCGGCTGCGGTGTGTGTCACACGGACATTAGTTTTTGGCATCACGGAGTGCCGACCAAGAAGGAACTGCCGTTGACGTTGGGGCACGAAATCAGCGGCGTGGTAGTGGATGGTCCGCTGGACTTGATCGGGAAATCGGTTGTGATTCCGGCGGTACTGCCTTGCGGCGAATGTGATTTGTGCCGAACCGGGCGCAGCAACATTTGCCAGAAACAGCGGATGCCGGGCAACGACTTTCATGGCGGCTTCGCCAGTCATATTGTGGTCCCATCGCGATTTCTGGCGGTCGTACCGGAGGCCGTGCTCGCGCGCTACAAACTCGAAGAACTGGCCGTAGTTGCCGACGCCGTTTCGACGCCGCTGCAGGTCATCGAAAAGAGCGGACTGAAGTCCGGGGATTTAGCCATTGTCATCGGGATCGGTGGCGTCGGTCTGTATGCCGCACTGCTGGCCAGAATTGCGGGAGCCAGGGTTGTCGCGCTTGATCTTTCGCAGGCTCGTCTCGATCTGCTTTCGCAGGCGGGGATCACCTCGACGCTGAACACCGGCGGACTGAGTATCAAGGAAATCAAGGACAAGGTGAAGGCGATCGGCAAAGAATTGGGCGCGTCGCCCTATGGCTGGAAGATCTACGAAGTTTCCGGCACGGCGGCCGGGCAGGAATTGGGCTTCGCGCTCCTCGGGATTGCCGGCGTGTTGTCCGTGGTCGGGTTTACGCTCGACAAACTGGAACTGCGGCTCAGCAACTTGATGGCCTTCGATGCACAGGTCATCGGGACCTGGGGCTGCCGTCCCGAGTTATACGGCGAAGCGATCCGCATGGTGGGCGACGGTCGGCTGAATTTGGCACCTTTCACAAAGACGCATCCGCTGTCGCAAATCAACGATGTCTTTCAGCAGGCGCTAGAACACAAGCTCTTGCAGCGCGCAGTGCTGGTGCCGGATTTCTGA
- the oah gene encoding 6-oxocyclohex-1-ene-1-carbonyl-CoA hydratase codes for MAHDLYDHNLVETRFSEILFERRPCLDKGGNPIAGLYNAWILLNNPKQFNSYTTAAVKEVILAVRNASADRAVVNVVFTAVGDKAFCTGGNTKEYAEYYAGRPTEYKQYMRLFNDMITALLYCDKPVICRVNGMRVAGGQEIGMACDFTIASDLAVFGQAGPKHGSAPDGGSTDFLHLFVGIERAMQSCTLCEMWNAYEAVSIGLISRAVPVLTVNGKLVRNPLLITDRWLDESGTIVYGQKKTGAAMEEAKAVMAAGTIDLTPLDSAVNEMATKLLYTMPDCINKTLNSLRKKKLEHWDRNHQTNRDWLGLNMMTEAKAGFRAFNEGPKGNREVDFVKLRLMLAAGHPWDEEMVEAILPR; via the coding sequence GTGGCTCACGATCTGTACGATCATAACTTGGTGGAGACCCGGTTCTCCGAGATCCTGTTTGAACGGCGCCCATGTCTCGACAAAGGCGGTAATCCGATCGCGGGTTTGTACAATGCCTGGATCCTGCTGAATAATCCGAAGCAATTCAATTCGTACACGACGGCGGCCGTCAAGGAAGTCATTCTGGCCGTGCGCAACGCATCGGCCGATCGTGCCGTGGTCAACGTCGTTTTTACGGCGGTCGGCGACAAGGCGTTTTGCACGGGGGGCAACACCAAGGAATACGCGGAGTACTACGCCGGGCGGCCGACCGAGTACAAGCAGTACATGCGCCTCTTCAACGATATGATCACGGCTCTGCTTTACTGCGATAAGCCGGTGATTTGCCGCGTCAATGGGATGCGAGTCGCGGGTGGTCAGGAAATTGGCATGGCATGCGATTTTACGATTGCCAGCGACCTTGCGGTCTTTGGGCAAGCCGGGCCGAAGCACGGGAGCGCGCCAGACGGCGGCAGCACGGATTTTCTGCATCTGTTCGTCGGAATCGAACGCGCAATGCAAAGCTGCACGCTCTGTGAAATGTGGAATGCGTATGAAGCGGTATCCATCGGGCTGATCTCGCGAGCAGTGCCGGTATTGACAGTGAACGGCAAGCTCGTGCGCAATCCTCTGCTCATTACCGACCGTTGGTTGGATGAGTCGGGTACGATTGTGTACGGGCAGAAGAAGACGGGAGCAGCGATGGAGGAAGCTAAGGCCGTCATGGCCGCCGGCACCATCGACTTAACACCGCTTGATAGCGCTGTCAACGAGATGGCCACCAAGCTGCTCTATACGATGCCGGATTGCATCAACAAGACGTTGAACAGTCTGCGAAAGAAGAAGCTTGAGCATTGGGATCGGAACCATCAGACCAATCGCGACTGGCTTGGGTTGAATATGATGACCGAAGCCAAGGCCGGGTTTCGAGCGTTCAATGAGGGCCCGAAGGGCAATCGCGAGGTGGATTTCGTCAAACTTCGCTTGATGCTGGCCGCCGGCCATCCGTGGGATGAGGAGATGGTGGAAGCGATACTACCCAGGTAA
- a CDS encoding enoyl-CoA hydratase/isomerase family protein produces MPQKIRRESSYDGQVVTLTLDAPKANILDAELMCQLQLELDDLREHAELKLVQFTGAGDHFSFGASVAEHTREKAAAMLTQFHALFHALTELAVPTAALISGQCLGGAMELALMCNFMFIDRTARLGQPEIVLGVFPPPASLLLPLKIGQARADELILTGRSLTAEEVVSFGLATASCADRAALEAGVEAWAAKHILPKSATALRYAVRASRWRFNQAIKTELNRLQEYYVGELMATHDANEGIAAFLEKRPPVWQNR; encoded by the coding sequence ATGCCGCAGAAGATTCGCCGCGAGTCGTCGTACGACGGTCAGGTCGTCACGCTGACTCTTGACGCACCGAAGGCGAACATCCTCGATGCTGAGTTGATGTGTCAGCTACAGTTGGAGCTGGATGATTTGCGCGAGCACGCCGAGCTGAAACTGGTTCAGTTCACGGGTGCGGGAGATCATTTCAGTTTCGGCGCCAGTGTTGCGGAGCACACCCGTGAAAAGGCGGCGGCAATGCTCACGCAGTTTCATGCGCTGTTTCATGCGCTGACTGAGCTGGCCGTTCCCACCGCGGCGCTCATTTCGGGACAGTGCCTTGGTGGAGCCATGGAATTGGCGCTGATGTGCAATTTCATGTTCATTGATCGCACGGCCCGGCTTGGTCAGCCGGAGATTGTGCTTGGGGTCTTCCCCCCGCCAGCTTCGCTCTTGCTGCCGTTGAAGATCGGACAGGCGCGTGCTGACGAGCTAATTCTCACAGGTAGATCGCTGACGGCGGAGGAAGTGGTGAGCTTCGGCCTGGCCACCGCATCGTGTGCCGATCGCGCCGCGCTGGAGGCGGGAGTTGAAGCTTGGGCTGCGAAGCACATCCTTCCGAAGAGTGCCACAGCATTGCGCTACGCTGTCCGCGCGTCACGCTGGCGGTTCAATCAGGCCATCAAGACGGAGCTGAACCGACTTCAGGAGTATTATGTCGGGGAGCTGATGGCTACGCATGACGCCAACGAAGGCATCGCGGCGTTTCTGGAAAAGCGACCTCCAGTTTGGCAGAACCGCTGA
- a CDS encoding SDR family oxidoreductase has protein sequence MSSFQGKSAIVTGAARGIGRAIAQRFHELGARVFVLDRDYPDSFTSETEGLIPFTGDVSSRIDVEQFVAAVIEQAGGIDILVNNAGILRDNVIWRMSEEEFDAVLNVNLKGAWLMCKTVAQPMRERKYGRIINIASRAWLGNAGQSNYSASKGGLISLTRVLALELARSQVTVNAVAPGLIDTPMTRALPEDTFQMLVNAQPGKRAGTPEDVAAAVCFFASAEAAFITGQTLYVDGGKSIGAATV, from the coding sequence ATGAGTAGTTTTCAAGGGAAGTCCGCGATCGTGACCGGAGCCGCGCGCGGCATCGGCCGCGCAATTGCTCAGCGGTTTCATGAGTTGGGTGCACGGGTGTTCGTACTGGATCGGGACTACCCCGATTCCTTTACGAGCGAAACCGAGGGTCTCATCCCGTTCACCGGTGATGTGTCATCGCGTATCGATGTCGAGCAGTTCGTCGCGGCCGTTATTGAGCAGGCCGGCGGCATCGATATCCTTGTGAACAATGCCGGAATTCTTCGAGACAATGTGATCTGGCGAATGAGTGAGGAGGAGTTCGACGCCGTGTTGAATGTGAACCTGAAGGGCGCGTGGTTGATGTGCAAGACCGTTGCCCAGCCGATGCGCGAGCGGAAGTATGGCCGGATCATCAATATTGCCTCGCGTGCGTGGCTAGGGAATGCCGGACAGTCCAATTACTCGGCTTCCAAAGGCGGACTCATCAGTCTCACGCGCGTGCTGGCTTTAGAATTGGCGCGCTCCCAAGTGACCGTGAACGCGGTAGCACCGGGACTGATTGATACCCCGATGACGCGGGCATTGCCGGAGGACACTTTTCAGATGCTCGTGAATGCGCAGCCCGGCAAGCGGGCCGGGACTCCCGAGGACGTTGCCGCCGCGGTTTGCTTCTTCGCTTCGGCTGAGGCGGCGTTCATCACGGGCCAAACGCTCTACGTGGACGGCGGCAAAAGCATCGGAGCCGCGACCGTATGA
- a CDS encoding (2Fe-2S)-binding protein, translating into MPDLTLNVNGARHTVWVDPHESLLDVLRERLGLAGTKRGCDQATCGACTVLLDRQPILSCITPALRCRNRDVRTIEGVALNGKLHPVQESLVESGGIQCGFCTPGMVMTILAFLSENPNPSAEQIRRALSGNLCRCTGYAKIVSAVQRAAEVLRS; encoded by the coding sequence ATGCCTGACCTGACGCTCAATGTGAATGGCGCGCGGCACACCGTTTGGGTGGATCCGCACGAATCCTTGCTGGACGTCCTCCGCGAACGCTTGGGCCTGGCGGGAACGAAGCGGGGTTGCGACCAAGCGACGTGCGGCGCCTGCACGGTGCTCTTGGACCGTCAACCGATCCTGAGCTGTATCACTCCGGCACTCCGCTGTCGAAACCGCGATGTGCGGACCATCGAAGGCGTCGCCCTGAACGGCAAGCTCCATCCGGTGCAGGAAAGCCTGGTCGAATCCGGCGGGATTCAATGCGGCTTCTGCACGCCGGGGATGGTGATGACCATTCTCGCCTTCTTGAGTGAGAATCCCAATCCCTCGGCGGAGCAGATTCGCCGGGCCCTCTCCGGGAATCTGTGCCGCTGCACCGGCTACGCAAAAATCGTATCCGCCGTGCAGCGCGCGGCGGAGGTACTTAGATCATGA
- a CDS encoding molybdopterin-dependent oxidoreductase, which produces MSRVIGHPTPYIDARRKVTGEALYTDDYRFSNALHVHFLRSPHAHALIKSIDASAAEANPRVRAIAVGKELPTAFGILPISPDETAMAIEKVRFVGEIVAAVAADTKQAAMAAAHAIRVEYELLPAVLDPEEALQSCEPGRQIHDHSRDRTNIHKTAELSFNDPEAGLQESTFVRSAEFKFAGVTHAFTEPHATWATYSPDGELTVISATQVPHYLQRTLSTVLGLPRHRVRVVKPTLGGGFGGKGDPFPHELITAHLAMKTGQPVRCSFSREEVFLTNHGRHPTTLTMSVGCDKSGKLTALHGDIVIDGGAFASFGVVTTYYNGVLLQGPYRIDRFGFRTRRVYTNKPQSGAMRGHGAVNSRYAVETLLDMLARDAGMDPCDFRMQNFLPAHTQTVGQLRITSNGVRECLEAVRKRSGWDQRFGKLPFGRGIGVACGFYISGSALPIIWNRQPQSVVHAKLDADGSIVIFSGASDIGQGSDTMLAQIAAEVLGVPLSRIRVVTADTSLAPVDLGSYSSRVTFMAGNAAKSAVEKVRHEIALAVSQERKVDADALCFDHERVLTADGQVDVSWDEAVEIATAFRGSFVESGFYISPKLGGDFKGSGAGLSPSYSFGAAVSEVAVNHHTGEVRVIKVWSAHDCGKALNPLAVEGQMEGSIHMGLGQVLSEELRYDNGRLLNANLADYRIPTALDTPEMDVTIVESADPEGPFGAKEVGEGPIHPVLPSIGNAIFDAVGVRMYELPITPEKVRRALRQGSV; this is translated from the coding sequence ATGAGTCGTGTTATCGGCCATCCCACGCCGTACATTGACGCACGCCGCAAAGTGACCGGCGAGGCGCTGTACACGGATGACTATCGATTCTCCAATGCGCTTCATGTTCATTTTCTGCGCAGTCCGCATGCCCATGCCTTGATCAAAAGTATCGACGCGTCCGCGGCCGAGGCGAATCCGCGGGTGCGAGCGATCGCAGTGGGCAAGGAGTTGCCGACGGCGTTCGGAATACTGCCCATCAGTCCGGATGAGACGGCGATGGCGATCGAGAAGGTGCGCTTCGTCGGGGAGATCGTGGCGGCGGTGGCGGCGGATACGAAACAGGCGGCCATGGCGGCGGCCCACGCCATTCGCGTCGAATACGAGTTGCTTCCAGCGGTTCTGGACCCGGAGGAAGCGCTGCAAAGCTGCGAGCCGGGGCGGCAGATTCACGACCATTCTCGCGACCGAACGAATATTCACAAGACGGCCGAACTGAGCTTCAATGATCCGGAAGCCGGGCTGCAGGAATCGACTTTTGTACGATCCGCGGAATTCAAATTCGCGGGCGTGACTCATGCGTTTACCGAGCCGCATGCCACCTGGGCAACGTATTCACCGGATGGCGAGCTAACGGTGATTTCCGCGACGCAAGTTCCCCACTACTTGCAGCGGACGTTGTCCACTGTGCTTGGACTGCCCCGGCACCGGGTGCGCGTGGTGAAGCCGACGCTGGGCGGTGGCTTCGGCGGGAAGGGCGATCCGTTTCCCCACGAGCTCATTACGGCTCATCTGGCGATGAAGACGGGGCAGCCTGTCCGATGCTCTTTCAGCAGGGAAGAAGTGTTTTTGACCAATCATGGCCGACATCCAACGACGCTGACGATGTCGGTCGGCTGCGACAAGTCCGGCAAGCTGACGGCACTGCACGGAGACATCGTGATTGATGGCGGAGCGTTTGCCAGCTTCGGCGTCGTGACGACATACTACAACGGTGTGCTGCTGCAAGGGCCTTATCGAATAGACCGTTTTGGCTTTCGGACCCGGCGTGTGTACACCAATAAGCCGCAGAGCGGCGCGATGCGCGGCCACGGCGCGGTAAACTCCCGCTATGCGGTCGAAACGCTGTTGGACATGCTGGCGCGCGACGCCGGGATGGATCCCTGCGACTTCCGCATGCAGAACTTCCTCCCGGCGCATACTCAAACCGTCGGTCAACTGCGCATTACGAGTAACGGAGTGCGGGAATGTCTGGAGGCTGTCCGGAAACGTTCCGGCTGGGATCAGCGCTTCGGCAAGCTGCCGTTCGGGAGAGGCATCGGCGTGGCCTGCGGCTTCTACATCTCCGGTAGCGCGCTCCCTATCATCTGGAATCGCCAGCCGCAAAGCGTCGTTCACGCGAAACTCGACGCCGACGGCAGCATCGTGATCTTCAGCGGCGCTTCCGACATCGGTCAAGGTAGCGATACCATGTTGGCTCAGATTGCGGCGGAAGTGCTCGGCGTTCCGCTGAGCCGGATTCGTGTCGTGACGGCGGACACGAGCCTCGCTCCCGTGGATTTGGGAAGTTACTCGAGTCGCGTAACCTTTATGGCCGGTAATGCCGCCAAAAGCGCGGTCGAGAAAGTTCGTCACGAGATCGCGCTTGCCGTAAGTCAAGAGCGCAAGGTTGATGCGGACGCGCTGTGCTTCGATCATGAGCGTGTCCTGACCGCCGACGGACAGGTGGATGTGAGTTGGGATGAAGCCGTGGAAATCGCCACCGCCTTTCGCGGTTCCTTCGTAGAAAGTGGATTCTACATATCTCCCAAGCTGGGCGGAGATTTCAAAGGTTCCGGCGCGGGTCTGAGTCCGTCTTACAGCTTCGGCGCGGCCGTCAGTGAAGTGGCGGTGAATCATCACACCGGTGAGGTGCGCGTCATCAAGGTGTGGAGCGCTCACGACTGCGGCAAGGCGCTGAATCCGCTGGCCGTGGAAGGGCAGATGGAGGGCAGTATTCACATGGGTCTCGGCCAGGTCCTCTCAGAGGAGTTGCGCTACGACAACGGCCGACTGCTGAATGCAAACCTTGCGGACTATCGGATTCCGACGGCGCTGGACACTCCTGAAATGGATGTCACCATTGTTGAATCGGCGGATCCCGAAGGTCCCTTCGGCGCCAAAGAAGTCGGCGAGGGGCCGATTCATCCGGTGCTCCCTTCGATTGGAAATGCCATCTTCGATGCCGTTGGTGTGCGGATGTATGAACTGCCGATCACTCCCGAAAAAGTGCGTCGGGCACTTCGCCAGGGCTCCGTATGA
- a CDS encoding FAD binding domain-containing protein — translation MSSALPSDPAARFYSLPESVAEALAAARSCAGEYRYSAGGTDLQVLRGQGLHDPAMVIDLSCIRDLRELRFQDSALDIGALVTLDELISNLRVRQAYPLLLEAALSVATPVIRKTATVGGNLLVSNRCINYNQSRSWRAAVGSCLRDVGDTCLVTGVRHGKCFSRHVSDLAPVLLALDAAVTIRNQNSTFSIPLSKLYVQDGIRFLSHLEHDGILLSIRVAATTKHCYYRKLRLRQSLDFASLSVAACVDAAGVVRICLNGIAMAPVLITGTWSDLSLPDLIKRARLKSKLVDNDLLPMAYRQEMLAVYLEELWHVFHGQRPESNR, via the coding sequence ATGAGCAGCGCATTGCCGTCCGATCCCGCAGCGCGCTTCTACTCCCTGCCGGAATCCGTTGCTGAAGCGTTGGCCGCGGCTCGCAGCTGTGCGGGAGAATACCGATACTCGGCAGGAGGCACGGACCTGCAAGTGCTGCGTGGGCAAGGCTTGCATGATCCGGCAATGGTGATTGACCTCTCCTGTATCCGCGACCTTCGTGAACTGCGCTTTCAGGATAGCGCACTTGACATCGGCGCACTTGTCACACTGGATGAACTGATTTCTAATCTCCGGGTCAGGCAAGCCTATCCGCTGTTGCTCGAAGCGGCGCTGTCCGTGGCGACTCCGGTAATCCGCAAGACGGCGACCGTCGGCGGCAATCTGTTGGTAAGTAATCGCTGCATAAACTACAATCAATCCCGGTCGTGGCGAGCCGCGGTGGGTTCCTGCTTGCGCGACGTCGGCGACACGTGCCTTGTCACGGGAGTCCGCCATGGCAAGTGTTTCTCGCGTCATGTGTCGGATTTGGCTCCGGTCCTGCTTGCCCTCGATGCCGCGGTGACGATTCGAAATCAGAACTCCACGTTCTCCATTCCGTTGTCCAAGTTATATGTGCAGGATGGCATCCGGTTCCTCAGCCACCTCGAGCACGACGGCATTCTGCTGAGCATTCGAGTCGCGGCGACCACCAAGCATTGTTATTACCGAAAGCTTCGTCTGCGGCAGAGCCTGGATTTCGCGTCGTTGTCAGTGGCGGCCTGCGTTGACGCAGCAGGAGTCGTTCGCATCTGCCTGAACGGCATAGCGATGGCTCCAGTTTTGATTACGGGCACATGGTCCGACCTCTCTTTGCCGGACCTGATCAAGCGGGCGCGTCTGAAGAGCAAGTTAGTGGACAACGATCTTCTGCCGATGGCCTATCGACAGGAGATGCTGGCTGTGTATCTCGAAGAGTTGTGGCACGTCTTCCACGGGCAGAGACCCGAAAGCAATCGATGA
- a CDS encoding efflux RND transporter permease subunit, which produces MFEKIIRFSLENRFIVVLASVLVLLLGYFVTFRLPVDVFPDLTASTVTILADAHGMAPEEVETLVAFPIETAMNGASGVRRVRSSLTTGVAVIWIEFEWGTDVFQARQIVAEKLQSAIGLLPLGMDPPMLAPVSSLMGEIMLVGVSSDSLPAMDLRSFADNILRRRLLAVPGVSQVVAIGGERKQYQVLASPERLAAYQISLDKLQEAVSKANLNSTGGFFVASGSEYLIRGVGRVEALEDLKRAVVTVRDGSPILVEHVADVQIGAATKLGTSSVSGCDAVILSIQKQPNANTLELTERLDAMVADMKPLLPADVDINNHVFRQADFIDVSIHNVVEALRDGAILVTIILLLFLANIRTTFISLISIPLSLILAMLAMYGMGLTINTMTLGGMAIAVGVLVDDAIIYVENVYRRLRENRTLPVDKQRPSLPVIFEASNEIRQPMVIATFIIIAVFAPLFFMSGIEGRLLLPLGFAFVIAVFASLLVAVTIVPALSLYLLPTLKQKAGHQETWVVRKLKTGYRPALEWALKRGNWVIASSLALIVVALMVYAQLGRSFLPEFNEGSATIIALTPPGTSLQESTDMGELVERRLMTHPAVLSVARRTGRGELDEHSFGSNQTELEVRLKPEGFHKEQVFRELRELLTDVPGTVISVGQPLSHRIDHMLSGTQAALAVKIFGSNLYELRNIAQQVKAQMQTVDGLVDLAVEAQVDVPQLRVEMDRDAMAVYGVQVADLAENIETAFNGEVVGQVLEGQIPFDLVVRFPEAARQDDELIRTSLFATPAGPQVPLNEMAKVYRASGPNSISRENVSRKIVVQANIAGRDLGSAVEEVRAKVNAGVKLPEGYFVSYGGQFESAEAASRIILLLSLLSIGAILVLLYMEFGTFRDAFLVMVNLPLALIGGVFAIYFTSGIVSVAALVGFVTLFGIAARNGILMIAHFHDLIDKEGMSARSAIIRGSMERMNPILMTALCAGLALLPLAMGGGQPGKEIQTPMAVVILGGLLTSTALNMVVLPALYWKFGAKRKAQAARIADEQET; this is translated from the coding sequence ATGTTTGAAAAAATCATCCGGTTCTCTCTGGAGAATCGATTTATTGTCGTGCTCGCGTCCGTGCTGGTTCTGCTGCTGGGCTACTTCGTTACCTTTCGCCTGCCCGTTGACGTATTTCCCGATCTCACGGCGTCCACCGTGACCATTCTGGCGGATGCGCACGGCATGGCTCCCGAGGAAGTGGAGACACTGGTTGCCTTCCCCATCGAGACGGCCATGAATGGCGCTTCGGGTGTTCGGCGCGTTCGTTCATCGCTGACGACAGGCGTGGCGGTGATCTGGATCGAATTCGAATGGGGAACCGATGTGTTCCAGGCCCGGCAGATTGTCGCGGAGAAGCTGCAATCCGCCATCGGCCTGCTGCCCCTGGGCATGGACCCGCCGATGCTGGCCCCGGTCTCCTCCCTGATGGGTGAGATCATGCTCGTAGGCGTCTCCAGTGACTCGCTTCCCGCCATGGACCTCAGGTCCTTCGCCGACAATATCCTGAGACGGAGACTGCTGGCCGTTCCGGGGGTATCGCAAGTTGTCGCCATCGGCGGTGAACGAAAGCAGTACCAAGTGCTCGCCAGTCCGGAACGGTTGGCGGCATATCAGATCAGCCTTGACAAATTGCAAGAGGCAGTCAGCAAAGCCAATCTAAACTCAACCGGTGGGTTCTTTGTCGCCAGCGGCAGTGAATATCTGATTCGCGGAGTCGGACGGGTTGAAGCGCTGGAAGACCTCAAGCGAGCTGTGGTCACGGTGCGCGACGGCAGCCCGATACTGGTGGAGCACGTCGCGGATGTGCAAATCGGGGCGGCAACGAAGCTGGGAACGTCATCAGTCAGCGGATGCGATGCCGTGATTCTCTCCATTCAGAAGCAGCCAAACGCCAATACGCTGGAGCTGACCGAGCGGCTGGATGCGATGGTCGCGGACATGAAGCCGCTGTTGCCGGCCGACGTGGACATCAACAACCATGTTTTTCGGCAGGCGGATTTCATCGACGTCAGCATTCATAATGTTGTGGAAGCGCTGCGGGACGGGGCGATTCTGGTGACGATCATTCTCTTACTGTTCTTGGCGAACATCCGCACGACGTTCATCAGTCTCATTTCCATTCCGCTGTCTCTGATCCTGGCAATGCTGGCCATGTATGGGATGGGGCTAACCATCAACACGATGACCTTGGGCGGGATGGCAATTGCCGTGGGGGTGCTGGTGGACGATGCGATTATCTACGTTGAAAACGTCTATCGCAGGCTGCGCGAGAATCGGACCCTGCCCGTGGACAAGCAGCGGCCGTCACTACCGGTTATTTTTGAAGCGTCCAACGAGATTCGGCAGCCGATGGTGATCGCGACGTTCATCATCATCGCCGTGTTCGCCCCGCTCTTCTTCATGTCGGGAATTGAAGGCCGGCTACTGCTGCCGCTGGGCTTCGCCTTCGTCATTGCCGTGTTTGCGTCGCTGCTGGTTGCGGTGACGATCGTTCCCGCACTCAGCTTGTACCTCTTGCCAACGCTCAAACAGAAAGCCGGACATCAGGAAACGTGGGTGGTACGAAAGCTGAAGACCGGCTACCGCCCGGCGCTGGAGTGGGCACTCAAGCGCGGAAACTGGGTGATCGCGTCGTCCCTGGCATTGATTGTTGTGGCGCTAATGGTTTACGCGCAGTTAGGGCGCTCGTTTCTTCCCGAATTCAATGAAGGCTCTGCCACGATCATTGCGCTGACGCCGCCGGGAACGTCGCTGCAGGAGTCCACCGACATGGGTGAACTCGTAGAGCGAAGATTGATGACACATCCGGCGGTGCTGTCCGTGGCGCGTCGTACCGGCCGCGGTGAGTTGGATGAACATTCGTTTGGCAGCAATCAGACGGAGCTTGAAGTTCGCCTGAAGCCGGAGGGCTTTCACAAGGAGCAGGTCTTTCGTGAACTACGTGAGCTGCTAACAGACGTTCCGGGAACGGTTATCAGCGTGGGTCAGCCGCTGTCTCACCGGATTGACCACATGTTAAGTGGGACCCAGGCTGCACTGGCCGTGAAGATCTTTGGCAGCAACCTCTACGAGCTGCGCAACATTGCTCAGCAAGTCAAGGCGCAAATGCAAACGGTGGACGGTCTTGTGGATTTGGCCGTGGAGGCGCAAGTGGATGTGCCGCAGCTCCGCGTGGAAATGGACCGGGACGCGATGGCCGTGTACGGCGTGCAGGTGGCCGATCTTGCGGAGAATATCGAGACTGCATTTAATGGCGAAGTCGTGGGGCAGGTGCTGGAAGGTCAGATTCCGTTTGACCTGGTCGTGCGATTTCCGGAAGCTGCCCGCCAAGATGACGAACTGATCCGCACGAGCCTCTTCGCCACGCCCGCCGGGCCGCAAGTGCCCCTCAATGAGATGGCGAAGGTCTATCGTGCAAGCGGACCTAATTCGATCAGTCGGGAGAACGTCAGCCGCAAGATCGTGGTCCAGGCCAATATTGCGGGTCGGGACTTGGGCAGCGCGGTCGAGGAGGTGCGCGCGAAAGTGAACGCAGGAGTCAAGTTGCCGGAAGGCTACTTTGTGTCCTACGGTGGTCAGTTTGAAAGTGCGGAAGCCGCCAGTCGCATCATTCTATTGCTGTCACTGCTTTCGATCGGAGCGATACTCGTACTGCTGTATATGGAATTCGGGACTTTCCGAGACGCGTTTCTGGTCATGGTGAATCTGCCGTTGGCGCTGATCGGCGGCGTGTTTGCCATATACTTCACCAGCGGAATTGTCTCTGTTGCGGCACTGGTGGGATTCGTTACGCTCTTCGGGATCGCGGCTCGAAACGGTATTCTCATGATTGCCCATTTCCACGATTTAATCGACAAGGAAGGGATGTCGGCGCGCAGTGCGATCATCCGGGGCAGCATGGAACGAATGAACCCAATCCTGATGACGGCGCTCTGTGCCGGACTGGCGTTGTTGCCGCTGGCGATGGGCGGTGGTCAGCCGGGGAAGGAGATTCAGACGCCGATGGCCGTTGTGATTCTGGGCGGTCTGCTCACGTCAACGGCACTCAACATGGTCGTGCTGCCCGCACTTTATTGGAAGTTCGGGGCGAAGCGCAAGGCGCAGGCAGCGCGGATCGCCGACGAACAGGAAACATGA